In Silene latifolia isolate original U9 population chromosome 3, ASM4854445v1, whole genome shotgun sequence, a single window of DNA contains:
- the LOC141649728 gene encoding uncharacterized protein LOC141649728 — translation MNRVNKQKFINFFLQNKGVGLFGLLETKIKSKSFNRAVNIFNNWCISTNNGYHNNVRIWILWDPKLFRIQFIEYNAQFIHMKVEALVSRSVFFLTMIYAFNGIQDRTPLWDHLRRFAGQVDSPWAMAGDFNCVLSASERVGGNTPNAEIEPFRTCIADCEVVDIPATGSLFTWNNKQQPVDRIYSRLDRFMINKAWSDNFPDLYANFLPEGMFDHTPCLLNSSTQVQQIRSFKYYNMWRAAKDFLPIIKRCWSHSIPGSPMFRLAKILKLMKPSLKALNREKYSDIEQSTSLLQKRVADLQELIGKDPSNVALISEEVEATKILRDLSVARDSFLAQKAKIQWLQQGDTNSSYFHGVLKKKKEWK, via the coding sequence ATGAATAGGGTAAATAAGCAGAAATTCATTAACTTTTTCTTGCAAAATAAGGGAGTTGGTTTATTTGGTTtgttagaaacaaaaataaaaagcaaGTCTTTCAATAGAGCTGTAAATATTTTTAATAATTGGTGCATTTCAACAAATAATGGGTACCACAATAATGTGAGAATATGGATTCTTTGGGACCCTAAGTTATTCAGAATTCAGTTTATTGAATACAATGCTCAATTCATCCATATGAAGGTTGAAGCATTGGTCAGTAGAAGTGTTTTCTTTTTAACCATGATCTATGCTTTTAATGGTATTCAAGATAGGACCCCTCTATGGGATCATCTAAGGAGGTTTGCTGGTCAAGTTGATAGCCCTTGGGCTATGGCAGGTGACTTCAATTGTGTGCTGTCAGCTTCTGAGAGAGTAGGAGGCAATACTCCTAATGCAGAGATTGAACCATTTAGAACATGTATTGCAGACTGTGAAGTAGTGGACATTCCTGCTACAGGCTCATTGTTCACCTGGAATAATAAGCAACAGCCTGTTGATAGGATTTACAGTAGGCTTGATAGATTTATGATCAATAAAGCTTGGAGTGATAATTTTCCAGATTTATATGCAAATTTCCTCCCTGAGGGTATGTTTGATCACACTCCCTGCTTGCTTAATAGCTCTACTCAGGTCCAGCAAATTAGAAGCTTCAAGTATTATAATATGTGGAGAGCTGCCAAGGATTTTTTGCCCATTATTAAGAGATGTTGGAGTCATAGTATTCCTGGATCCCCAATGTTCAGACTGGCAAAAATTTTGAAGCTCATGAAGCCTTCCCTGAAAGCCTTGAATAGAGAGAAGTATAGTGATATTGAGCAATCTACCTCTTTGTTGCAGAAAAGAGTAGCTGATTTGCAGGAATTGATAGGGAAAGACCCTTCAAATGTGGCCCTTATATCTGAGGAGGTTGAGGCTACCAAAATTTTAAGGGATCTGTCTGTGGCAAGGGACAGCTTTTTGGCTCAAAAAGCAAAGATTCAGTGGCTGCAGCAGGGGGATACTAATAGCTCTTATTTTCATGGAGTGCTCAAAAAAAAGAAGGAATGGAAATAG